The following are encoded in a window of Thermomicrobiales bacterium genomic DNA:
- a CDS encoding YbaB/EbfC family nucleoid-associated protein, producing the protein MQPNMRMLQQMQNRIQKIQGELGETIVEGTAGGGMVTVHVTGLKAVVGIKIAPEALDPSDAEMLEDTILAAINDAMERAEELAADKMSAVTGGMRIPGLM; encoded by the coding sequence ATGCAGCCGAACATGCGAATGCTGCAGCAGATGCAGAACCGGATTCAAAAGATTCAGGGCGAGCTTGGCGAGACAATCGTCGAGGGCACAGCCGGTGGCGGCATGGTGACGGTCCACGTGACCGGCCTGAAGGCGGTCGTGGGTATTAAGATCGCACCCGAAGCACTTGATCCTTCCGACGCCGAGATGCTGGAAGATACGATTCTCGCTGCCATCAATGACGCGATGGAGCGGGCCGAAGAGTTGGCCGCCGACAAGATGTCGGCCGTCACCGGCGGGATGCGTATCCCCGGTCTGATGTAA